From the Shewanella amazonensis SB2B genome, one window contains:
- a CDS encoding GlxA family transcriptional regulator has protein sequence MPKILLLAMPGCMASSVQVALDMFYVANRCLEKRDGSALIDNAHFTAQVVSPDGKAVESASGQLIQPELAMADAKIADIVLVTSLFAASASHSEVDNYLTAQQEAAAWLKGMSDAGALVASACSGTFLLAEAGIMDGREATTHWLLEAVFRRRYPRVRYHGERMLLEYGNVICGGAFFAFTDILLKLLERYGGRELALMCARLMLLEPNRELQQPFMQSSGRSHEDEAIRKAEQWLKHHFDQQISVDSAADAISMGARNFKRRFKAATGVTPIEYLQRLRVDAAKRQLEHSSRASTEVIWSVGYEDASSFRRLFKRQTGVTMEQYRRRFGPASASG, from the coding sequence ATGCCAAAAATATTGCTGCTTGCCATGCCCGGCTGTATGGCGTCGTCAGTGCAGGTTGCACTGGATATGTTTTATGTGGCCAATCGCTGCCTGGAAAAACGCGATGGCAGTGCGCTTATCGATAATGCGCATTTCACTGCTCAGGTAGTTTCTCCCGATGGCAAGGCGGTGGAGTCAGCATCCGGTCAATTAATACAGCCGGAGCTGGCCATGGCTGACGCGAAGATCGCAGATATTGTCCTGGTCACCAGTCTGTTTGCGGCGTCCGCTTCGCACTCCGAGGTCGACAATTACCTTACGGCGCAGCAAGAGGCCGCTGCCTGGCTGAAAGGCATGTCAGATGCGGGTGCGCTGGTGGCCAGTGCCTGCAGCGGTACCTTTCTTCTCGCTGAGGCCGGGATAATGGATGGCCGCGAGGCGACCACCCATTGGTTACTGGAGGCTGTATTCCGCCGTCGTTACCCCCGGGTTCGCTATCACGGCGAGCGGATGCTGTTGGAGTATGGCAATGTGATTTGCGGCGGTGCGTTTTTTGCTTTTACCGACATACTGCTCAAGTTGCTCGAGCGTTATGGCGGACGGGAGCTGGCGTTGATGTGTGCCCGCTTGATGCTGCTGGAACCCAATCGCGAGCTGCAACAACCGTTTATGCAATCAAGTGGCAGATCCCATGAAGATGAGGCAATTCGCAAAGCCGAGCAGTGGCTTAAACACCATTTTGATCAGCAAATCAGTGTCGATTCGGCCGCCGACGCCATTTCCATGGGCGCCCGTAATTTCAAGCGGCGTTTTAAAGCGGCCACAGGGGTTACCCCAATCGAATACCTGCAGCGGCTGCGTGTCGATGCCGCCAAACGCCAGCTGGAACACTCCAGTCGTGCCAGTACAGAGGTGATCTGGTCGGTGGGTTACGAGGATGCCAGTTCCTTCAGGCGATTGTTCAAGCGCCAAACCGGCGTAACCATGGAGCAATACCGGCGCCGCTTTGGCCCTGCCAGTGCCAGCGGGTGA
- a CDS encoding FKBP-type peptidyl-prolyl cis-trans isomerase, which produces MSDKFSTVELQASYGVGRQLGEQLAANSFEGLDIPAVQAGLADAFDGKESAVSMQDLQIAFTEISRRLQAAQEEAAEASIAEGEQFLADNAKRDGVFVTESGLQYEILTEGNGDKPTYESTVRTHYHGSFISGDVFDSSVLRGQPAEFPVSGVIAGWTEALQLMNVGAKYKLYVPFHLAYGERGAGASIPPYSTLIFEVELLDIV; this is translated from the coding sequence ATGTCTGATAAATTCAGCACTGTTGAGCTGCAAGCGAGCTACGGCGTAGGCCGTCAGCTGGGCGAGCAGCTGGCTGCCAACTCCTTTGAAGGTCTGGATATTCCAGCCGTACAGGCCGGTTTGGCCGATGCATTCGATGGTAAAGAAAGCGCCGTTTCCATGCAGGATCTGCAAATCGCTTTCACTGAAATCAGCCGTCGCCTGCAAGCGGCACAGGAAGAAGCTGCCGAAGCTTCCATCGCCGAAGGCGAGCAGTTCCTGGCTGATAACGCCAAGCGTGACGGCGTGTTTGTGACCGAATCAGGTCTGCAGTACGAAATTCTGACTGAAGGCAATGGCGACAAGCCAACCTACGAGTCTACTGTACGCACTCACTACCATGGCTCTTTCATCAGCGGTGATGTGTTCGACAGCTCAGTTCTGCGCGGTCAGCCTGCCGAGTTCCCGGTTTCCGGCGTTATCGCAGGTTGGACCGAAGCACTGCAACTGATGAACGTTGGTGCCAAGTACAAGCTGTACGTGCCTTTCCACCTGGCCTATGGCGAGCGTGGTGCCGGTGCCTCTATCCCGCCTTACTCAACCCTGATCTTTGAGGTTGAGCTGCTGGATATCGTTTGA
- the carA gene encoding glutamine-hydrolyzing carbamoyl-phosphate synthase small subunit, whose translation MTKSALLVLEDGTLFSGTAIGADGIAVGEVVFNTSMTGYQEILTDPSYSRQIVTLTYPHIGNTGTNDEDTESSAVHACGLIIRDLPLIASSFRSTQSLSDYLKANNVVGIADIDTRKLTRILREKGAQAGCILVGDLDSDKALAAAKAFPGLKGMDLAKEVTTAERYQWRSGSWRLEGGLPSDTPESELKFKVVAYDYGVKTNILRMLVDRGCDVTVVPAKTPASEVLAMNPDGVFLSNGPGDPEPCDYAIAAIQEILTTDIPVFGICLGHQLLGLASGAKTLKMKFGHHGANHPVGDVEKGTVMITSQNHGFAVDEATLPANLKVTHKSLFDGSLQGIHRTDKPAFSFQGHPEASPGPHDCAPLFDHFIELIEEYRKNAK comes from the coding sequence TTGACAAAGTCTGCCTTACTCGTACTCGAAGATGGAACCCTGTTCTCAGGCACTGCAATCGGTGCTGATGGAATTGCTGTCGGAGAAGTCGTTTTTAACACTTCCATGACAGGCTATCAAGAGATATTGACGGATCCTTCTTATTCCCGCCAGATAGTCACACTGACTTATCCGCACATCGGTAATACAGGTACCAACGATGAAGACACTGAATCCAGTGCTGTTCATGCCTGTGGTCTCATCATTCGCGATCTTCCTTTAATCGCCAGCAGTTTCCGTTCCACCCAATCCTTAAGTGATTACCTCAAAGCCAACAACGTGGTAGGTATCGCCGATATCGACACCCGTAAGCTGACCCGTATTCTGCGTGAAAAGGGCGCTCAGGCCGGTTGTATTCTGGTGGGTGACCTGGACAGCGATAAGGCACTGGCTGCCGCCAAAGCCTTCCCTGGTTTGAAAGGCATGGATTTGGCGAAAGAAGTGACCACCGCCGAGCGCTACCAGTGGCGCAGTGGCAGCTGGCGTCTGGAAGGCGGTCTGCCTTCAGATACCCCAGAATCTGAACTCAAGTTCAAAGTGGTTGCCTACGATTACGGCGTTAAAACCAACATTCTGCGTATGCTGGTAGACCGTGGTTGTGACGTGACCGTGGTGCCTGCCAAAACTCCAGCCAGCGAAGTGCTGGCCATGAATCCTGACGGTGTGTTTCTGTCCAACGGCCCTGGTGACCCAGAGCCATGTGACTATGCCATTGCCGCGATTCAGGAAATTCTCACCACAGACATCCCGGTATTCGGTATCTGTTTGGGCCATCAGCTGCTCGGTCTCGCCAGCGGTGCCAAGACCCTGAAAATGAAGTTTGGCCACCATGGTGCCAACCACCCAGTGGGTGATGTTGAAAAGGGTACTGTGATGATCACCAGCCAGAACCACGGTTTTGCGGTTGATGAGGCTACACTGCCTGCCAACCTCAAGGTGACTCACAAGTCACTGTTCGATGGTTCTTTGCAGGGCATTCACCGCACCGACAAGCCTGCGTTCAGCTTCCAGGGTCACCCTGAAGCCAGCCCAGGTCCACACGACTGTGCCCCGCTGTTCGACCATTTCATCGAACTGATTGAAGAGTATCGCAAGAACGCCAAGTAA
- the dapB gene encoding 4-hydroxy-tetrahydrodipicolinate reductase, whose translation MTGQVRVAVIGASGRMGRALLEACDNHDGIVLGAAIERAGSTLVGVDAGEMAGIGHLGLALVDNLDAVADKFDVLIDFTSPEGTLANLEWCARQGKAIVIGTTGFNHAQKEQVVAFAEETPVVMAPNMSVGVNLMWKLLELAAKVMGDYTDIEIIEGHHRHKKDAPSGTALKMGEVIAQALGRDLEKVAVYGREGITGERDRETIGFATIRAGDLVGEHTAMFADIGERLEITHKASSRMTFANGAMRAAKWLAEQKPGLYDMQQVLGLN comes from the coding sequence ATGACAGGACAAGTAAGGGTAGCCGTGATTGGCGCCAGCGGTCGTATGGGCCGTGCACTGCTTGAAGCTTGTGACAATCATGACGGCATCGTCCTTGGCGCCGCCATTGAGCGTGCCGGTTCGACCCTGGTTGGCGTCGACGCCGGTGAAATGGCTGGTATTGGTCACCTTGGTCTGGCGTTGGTCGATAATCTGGATGCGGTTGCCGATAAGTTTGATGTTCTTATCGACTTCACTTCACCGGAAGGCACTTTGGCCAATCTTGAATGGTGTGCCCGGCAGGGTAAGGCGATAGTCATCGGTACCACCGGCTTTAACCATGCGCAAAAAGAGCAGGTAGTGGCTTTTGCCGAAGAAACGCCCGTTGTCATGGCGCCCAACATGTCTGTGGGTGTAAACCTGATGTGGAAGCTGCTGGAACTGGCGGCCAAAGTCATGGGTGATTACACCGATATCGAAATCATCGAAGGGCACCACAGACACAAGAAGGATGCGCCGTCCGGTACCGCACTCAAGATGGGTGAAGTGATTGCCCAGGCTCTGGGGCGCGATCTGGAAAAAGTGGCCGTCTATGGCCGCGAAGGCATCACAGGTGAACGCGATCGCGAGACCATTGGTTTCGCCACCATACGTGCCGGCGATCTGGTGGGTGAGCACACCGCCATGTTTGCCGATATCGGTGAACGACTGGAAATCACCCATAAAGCATCCAGCCGTATGACCTTTGCCAACGGCGCCATGCGTGCCGCCAAATGGCTTGCTGAACAAAAACCTGGTCTTTACGACATGCAACAGGTGTTGGGACTTAATTGA
- a CDS encoding glutathione S-transferase family protein, whose protein sequence is MITLYGTPNTRSVRVLWALEETGIAYDYRKMDLKGGECRQAEYLAINPNGKVPALVDGDLTLLETNAICHYIAELGTDLLPNDIKARAKVRQWNDFALSELEVAPWMLLKNQLIYPSDERLAPEALRSTMVWESQRAQGILILALEHQDYLLPTGFSLADIHICVGLLMHFKTDLPLRPELLPYLKRCMSRPAIARLQAMGELPPLPL, encoded by the coding sequence ATGATTACCCTCTATGGCACCCCCAATACCCGCTCAGTGCGCGTACTCTGGGCATTGGAAGAAACAGGCATCGCCTATGATTACCGCAAGATGGATCTTAAAGGGGGCGAGTGCCGGCAAGCTGAGTATCTTGCCATCAACCCCAATGGCAAGGTGCCCGCGCTGGTTGATGGGGATCTGACCCTGCTGGAGACCAATGCCATTTGCCATTACATCGCCGAACTGGGCACTGATTTGCTGCCAAACGATATAAAGGCCAGGGCTAAAGTCCGCCAGTGGAATGATTTTGCCCTGTCAGAGCTGGAAGTTGCCCCCTGGATGCTGCTGAAAAACCAGCTTATCTATCCTTCAGATGAACGACTGGCCCCAGAGGCGCTTCGAAGCACCATGGTGTGGGAAAGCCAGCGCGCCCAGGGAATTCTGATCTTGGCACTTGAACATCAGGACTATCTGCTGCCAACGGGTTTCAGTCTCGCCGATATCCATATCTGTGTTGGGCTGCTCATGCATTTTAAAACCGATTTACCGCTGAGACCTGAGCTTTTGCCTTATCTCAAGCGCTGTATGTCACGTCCGGCGATAGCCAGATTGCAGGCCATGGGCGAATTGCCCCCCTTGCCTCTTTAG
- a CDS encoding M48 family metallopeptidase, giving the protein MKKLLTPLVLLGLVSGCVTTQSPTGRSQTLLFSAAEMNQLGAASFEEMKKQQKISKDTKLNAYVSCVAMRVTAALPDQTQGWEVVVFDSPQVNAFALPGGHIGVYSGLLKVAENQDQLAVVLGHEVAHVLAQHSNEQVSRTQLTNTGLQLADVALGAGGVSNRNLYMAALGLGTQVGYILPYGRAQESEADVMGLELMARAGFDPRAGTLLWQNMAKAGGDQGPELLSTHPSHGTRIAELARLEQKVMPLYEAARASGVKNCQITK; this is encoded by the coding sequence ATGAAAAAACTACTTACTCCCCTGGTGTTGCTCGGCCTTGTGAGCGGCTGTGTCACCACCCAATCTCCCACGGGGCGTAGCCAAACATTATTGTTTTCGGCCGCAGAAATGAACCAGCTGGGCGCTGCCTCCTTTGAAGAAATGAAGAAGCAGCAAAAAATCAGCAAAGACACTAAACTCAACGCCTATGTTTCCTGCGTTGCCATGCGGGTAACAGCGGCGCTGCCCGACCAGACTCAAGGATGGGAAGTGGTGGTGTTTGACTCGCCGCAGGTGAATGCCTTTGCTTTGCCGGGCGGGCACATTGGGGTGTATTCGGGCCTCTTGAAAGTCGCCGAAAACCAGGACCAACTGGCGGTGGTGCTGGGTCATGAAGTGGCCCACGTACTGGCACAGCACAGCAACGAGCAGGTGTCCCGCACTCAACTAACCAACACCGGCTTGCAACTGGCGGATGTGGCACTGGGCGCCGGAGGCGTGTCCAATCGTAATCTCTATATGGCCGCGCTCGGCCTTGGCACTCAGGTGGGCTACATTCTGCCCTACGGCAGGGCTCAGGAATCTGAAGCCGATGTCATGGGGCTTGAGCTGATGGCTCGCGCCGGATTTGACCCGCGTGCTGGCACTCTGCTGTGGCAAAACATGGCCAAAGCCGGTGGTGACCAGGGGCCAGAGCTCTTGTCTACTCACCCATCCCACGGCACCCGTATTGCGGAATTGGCCCGTCTGGAACAAAAAGTAATGCCACTGTACGAGGCCGCCAGGGCCTCCGGTGTGAAGAACTGTCAAATTACTAAATAA